A portion of the Heliangelus exortis chromosome 28, bHelExo1.hap1, whole genome shotgun sequence genome contains these proteins:
- the TPM4 gene encoding tropomyosin alpha-4 chain isoform X2, protein MEAIKKKMQMLKLDKENAIDRAEQAETDKKAAEDKCKQVEDELVALQKKLKGTEDELDKYSEALKDAQEKLEQAEKKATDAEGEVAALNRRIQLVEEELDRAQERLATALQKLEEAEKAADESERGMKVIENRAMKDEEKMEIQEMQLKEAKHIAEEADRKYEEVARKLVILEGELERAEERAEVSEVKCSDLEEELKNVTNNLKSLEAQSEKYSEKEDKYEEEIKILSDKLKEAETRAEFAERTVAKLEKSIDDLEVKLAQAKAENLGLHQTLNETLNELNCI, encoded by the exons ATGGAAGCAATCAAGAAAAAGATGCAGATGTTGAAGTTGGACAAGGAGAATGCCATtgacagagcagagcaggctgaAACGGATAAGAAGGCAGCCGAGGACAAATGCAAACAG GTGGAGGACGAGCTGGTGGCACTGCAGAAGAAGCTGAAAGGAACCGAAGATGAGCTGGATAAGTACTCGGAGGCTCTCAAGGATGCCCAGGAAAAACTGGAGCAGGCTGAGAAGAAGGCCACTGAC gctgaaggggaggtggcagctctCAACAGACGTATCCAGCTAGTGGAAGAGGAGTTGGATCGTGCCCAGGAACGGTTGgccacagccctgcagaaactggaggaggctgagaaagcagcagatgaGAGTGAGAg AGGAATGAAGGTTATTGAGAACAGAGCAAtgaaagatgaagagaaaatggaaattcaggaaatgcagctgaagGAGGCAAAGCACATTGCTGAGGAAGCTGACCGCAAATACGAAGAG GTTGCCCGTAAGCTGGTGATTTTGGAGGGTGAGCTGGAAAGGGCTGAAGAGCGAGCAGAGGTGTCTGAAGT TAAATGTAGTGACCTTGAAGAGGAGCTGAAGAATGTCACTAACAACCTGAAGTCCTTGGAAGCTCAGTCTGAAAAG TactcagaaaaagaagataaatacGAAGAAGAAATCAAGATTCTGTCTGACAAGCTTAAGGAA gCTGAAACCCGTGCTGAGTTTGCAGAGAGAACAGTTGCCAAACTGGAAAAGTCTATTGATGACCTGGAAG TAAAATTGGCtcaagcaaaagcagagaactTGGGGCTGCACCAGACACTGAACGAGACGCTAAACGAACTGAACTGTATATGA
- the RAB8A gene encoding ras-related protein Rab-8A isoform X2: protein MAKTYDYLFKLLLIGDSGVGKTCALFRFSEDAFNATFISTIGIDFKIRTIELDGKRIKLQIWDTAGQERFRTITTAYYRGAMGIMLVYDITNEKSFENIRNWVRNIEEHASPDVEKMILGNKCDANDKRQVSREQGEKLAASFGIKFMETSAKANINIENAFFTLARDIKAKMDKKLKHSLLHSNG, encoded by the exons ATGGCGAAGACGTACGATTACCTCTTCAAACTGCTGCTCATCGGAGACTCGGGCGTGGGGAAGACGTGCGCGCTCTTCCGCTTCTCCGAGGACGCCTTCAACGCCACCTTCATCTCCACCATCG gaattgattttaaaatcagaacCATAGAGCTGGACGGGAAGAGGATCAAGCTGCAGATCTG GGACACGGCGGGGCAGGAGCGGTTCCGGACCATCACCACCGCCTATTACCGGGGAGCCATG GGCATTATGTTGGTCTATGACATCACCAAcgaaaaatcttttgaaaatattcGGAACTGGGTCAGGAATATTGAAGAG CACGCCTCTCCAGATGTTGAAAAAATGATCCTTGGGAACAAATGTGATGCAAATGACAAAAGACAAGTGTCGAGAGAGCAAGGGGAGAAG CTTGCTGCAAGTTTTGGGATTAAATTTATGGAGACCAGtgcaaaagcaaatataaaCATAGAGAAT GCATTTTTCACTCTTGCAAGAGATATCAAAGCAAAAATGGACAAGAAGTTG AAACACAGTCTCTTACATTCCAATGGATAA
- the TPM4 gene encoding tropomyosin alpha-4 chain isoform X4 yields the protein MAAPSSLEAVKRKIQCLQQQADEAEDRAQVLQRELDLERDLREKAEGEVAALNRRIQLVEEELDRAQERLATALQKLEEAEKAADESERGMKVIENRAMKDEEKMEIQEMQLKEAKHIAEEADRKYEEVARKLVILEGELERAEERAEVSEVKCSDLEEELKNVTNNLKSLEAQSEKYSEKEDKYEEEIKILSDKLKEAETRAEFAERTVAKLEKSIDDLEVKLAQAKAENLGLHQTLNETLNELNCI from the exons ATGGCCGCGCCGAGCTCCCTGGAAGCGGTGAAGAGGAAGATCCAATGCCTGCAGCAACAGGCGGATGAGGCGGAGGATCGCGCCCAGGTTCTCCAGCGGGAGCTGGACCTGGAACGGGACCTGCGGGAGAAA gctgaaggggaggtggcagctctCAACAGACGTATCCAGCTAGTGGAAGAGGAGTTGGATCGTGCCCAGGAACGGTTGgccacagccctgcagaaactggaggaggctgagaaagcagcagatgaGAGTGAGAg AGGAATGAAGGTTATTGAGAACAGAGCAAtgaaagatgaagagaaaatggaaattcaggaaatgcagctgaagGAGGCAAAGCACATTGCTGAGGAAGCTGACCGCAAATACGAAGAG GTTGCCCGTAAGCTGGTGATTTTGGAGGGTGAGCTGGAAAGGGCTGAAGAGCGAGCAGAGGTGTCTGAAGT TAAATGTAGTGACCTTGAAGAGGAGCTGAAGAATGTCACTAACAACCTGAAGTCCTTGGAAGCTCAGTCTGAAAAG TactcagaaaaagaagataaatacGAAGAAGAAATCAAGATTCTGTCTGACAAGCTTAAGGAA gCTGAAACCCGTGCTGAGTTTGCAGAGAGAACAGTTGCCAAACTGGAAAAGTCTATTGATGACCTGGAAG TAAAATTGGCtcaagcaaaagcagagaactTGGGGCTGCACCAGACACTGAACGAGACGCTAAACGAACTGAACTGTATATGA
- the CIB3 gene encoding calcium and integrin-binding family member 3 has translation MGNKQTVFTPEQLDAYQDCTFFTRKEILRLFYRYRDLAPQLVPLDYTAKPEVTLPYELIGSMPELKDNPFRQRIAEVFSEAGDGNMTLDDFLDMFSVLSEMAPRDLKAYYAFKIYDFNNDDYICKSDLEKTVNKLTRNELTPEEVNLVCDKVIYEADADNDGKLSLEDFQHMITRAPDFLSTFHIRI, from the exons ATGGGCAACAAGCAAACTGTTTTCACTCCAGAGCAACTGGATGCATATCAG GATTGTACGTTCTTTACGAGGAAAGAAATTCTGAG actGTTTTACAGATACCGAGACCTGGCCCCGCAGCTCGTTCCGCTCGACTACACAGCTAAACCCGAGGTGACACTTCCCTACGAGCTGATTGGCAGCATGCCAGAGCTGAAG GACAACCCGTTCCGCCAGCGGATCGCAGAGGTTTTCTCAGAGGCTGGAGATGGCAACATGACTTTAGATGATTTTCTGGACATGTTTTCAGTGCTGAGTGAAATGGCTCCCAGAGACTTGAAAGCttattatgcttttaaaatttatg ATTTTAACAATGATGATTACATATGCAAATCAGATCTAGAGAAAACTGTTAACAAATTAACCCGGAATGAACTTACCCCAGAAGAAGTTAACCTGGTGTGTGACAAGGTGATCTATGAAGCTGATGCTGACAATGATGGCAAGTTGTCTTTGGAAGACTTTCAGCACATGATAACACGAGCTCCAGATTTCCTTAG CACCTTTCACATTCGAATCTGA
- the TPM4 gene encoding tropomyosin alpha-4 chain isoform X3, translating to MAAPSSLEAVKRKIQCLQQQADEAEDRAQVLQRELDLERDLREKAEGEVAALNRRIQLVEEELDRAQERLATALQKLEEAEKAADESERGMKVIENRAMKDEEKMEIQEMQLKEAKHIAEEADRKYEEVARKLVILEGELERAEERAEVSEVKCSDLEEELKNVTNNLKSLEAQSEKYSEKEDKYEEEIKILSDKLKEAETRAEFAERTVAKLEKSIDDLEDELYAQKLKYKAISEELDHALNDMTSL from the exons ATGGCCGCGCCGAGCTCCCTGGAAGCGGTGAAGAGGAAGATCCAATGCCTGCAGCAACAGGCGGATGAGGCGGAGGATCGCGCCCAGGTTCTCCAGCGGGAGCTGGACCTGGAACGGGACCTGCGGGAGAAA gctgaaggggaggtggcagctctCAACAGACGTATCCAGCTAGTGGAAGAGGAGTTGGATCGTGCCCAGGAACGGTTGgccacagccctgcagaaactggaggaggctgagaaagcagcagatgaGAGTGAGAg AGGAATGAAGGTTATTGAGAACAGAGCAAtgaaagatgaagagaaaatggaaattcaggaaatgcagctgaagGAGGCAAAGCACATTGCTGAGGAAGCTGACCGCAAATACGAAGAG GTTGCCCGTAAGCTGGTGATTTTGGAGGGTGAGCTGGAAAGGGCTGAAGAGCGAGCAGAGGTGTCTGAAGT TAAATGTAGTGACCTTGAAGAGGAGCTGAAGAATGTCACTAACAACCTGAAGTCCTTGGAAGCTCAGTCTGAAAAG TactcagaaaaagaagataaatacGAAGAAGAAATCAAGATTCTGTCTGACAAGCTTAAGGAA gCTGAAACCCGTGCTGAGTTTGCAGAGAGAACAGTTGCCAAACTGGAAAAGTCTATTGATGACCTGGAAG ACGAGCTGTATGCTCAGAAGCTGAAGTACAAAGCAATCAGTGAGGAGCTTGACCATGCTCTCAATGACATGACCTCCCTGTGA
- the RAB8A gene encoding ras-related protein Rab-8A isoform X3, translated as MAKTYDYLFKLLLIGDSGVGKTCALFRFSEDAFNATFISTIGIDFKIRTIELDGKRIKLQIWDTAGQERFRTITTAYYRGAMGIMLVYDITNEKSFENIRNWVRNIEEHASPDVEKMILGNKCDANDKRQVSREQGEKLAASFGIKFMETSAKANINIENAFFTLARDIKAKMDKKLRK; from the exons ATGGCGAAGACGTACGATTACCTCTTCAAACTGCTGCTCATCGGAGACTCGGGCGTGGGGAAGACGTGCGCGCTCTTCCGCTTCTCCGAGGACGCCTTCAACGCCACCTTCATCTCCACCATCG gaattgattttaaaatcagaacCATAGAGCTGGACGGGAAGAGGATCAAGCTGCAGATCTG GGACACGGCGGGGCAGGAGCGGTTCCGGACCATCACCACCGCCTATTACCGGGGAGCCATG GGCATTATGTTGGTCTATGACATCACCAAcgaaaaatcttttgaaaatattcGGAACTGGGTCAGGAATATTGAAGAG CACGCCTCTCCAGATGTTGAAAAAATGATCCTTGGGAACAAATGTGATGCAAATGACAAAAGACAAGTGTCGAGAGAGCAAGGGGAGAAG CTTGCTGCAAGTTTTGGGATTAAATTTATGGAGACCAGtgcaaaagcaaatataaaCATAGAGAAT GCATTTTTCACTCTTGCAAGAGATATCAAAGCAAAAATGGACAAGAAGTTG aggaaataa
- the RAB8A gene encoding ras-related protein Rab-8A isoform X1, whose translation MAKTYDYLFKLLLIGDSGVGKTCALFRFSEDAFNATFISTIGIDFKIRTIELDGKRIKLQIWDTAGQERFRTITTAYYRGAMGIMLVYDITNEKSFENIRNWVRNIEEHASPDVEKMILGNKCDANDKRQVSREQGEKLAASFGIKFMETSAKANINIENAFFTLARDIKAKMDKKLEGNSPQGSNQGVKITPDQQKKSSFFRCVLL comes from the exons ATGGCGAAGACGTACGATTACCTCTTCAAACTGCTGCTCATCGGAGACTCGGGCGTGGGGAAGACGTGCGCGCTCTTCCGCTTCTCCGAGGACGCCTTCAACGCCACCTTCATCTCCACCATCG gaattgattttaaaatcagaacCATAGAGCTGGACGGGAAGAGGATCAAGCTGCAGATCTG GGACACGGCGGGGCAGGAGCGGTTCCGGACCATCACCACCGCCTATTACCGGGGAGCCATG GGCATTATGTTGGTCTATGACATCACCAAcgaaaaatcttttgaaaatattcGGAACTGGGTCAGGAATATTGAAGAG CACGCCTCTCCAGATGTTGAAAAAATGATCCTTGGGAACAAATGTGATGCAAATGACAAAAGACAAGTGTCGAGAGAGCAAGGGGAGAAG CTTGCTGCAAGTTTTGGGATTAAATTTATGGAGACCAGtgcaaaagcaaatataaaCATAGAGAAT GCATTTTTCACTCTTGCAAGAGATATCAAAGCAAAAATGGACAAGAAGTTG GAAGGCAATAGCCCACAAGGCAGCAACCAGGGAGTCAAAATCACACCAGaccagcaaaagaaaagcagctttttccGATGTGTTCTTCTGTGA
- the FAM32A gene encoding protein FAM32A: MADYEAVQRGPLRLKGSGGALGAGKRKKKKAKEKAQIVEQIVSSKKQEEEKKRGLDKRTPAQVAYEKMQEKRQMERILKKASKTHKQRVEDFNRHLDTLTEHYDIPKVSWTK, from the exons ATGGCGGACTACGAGGCGGTGCAGCGCGGGCCGCTGCGGCTGAAAGGCAGCGGAGGGGCCCTGGGGGCCGGCAAGCG gaagaagaagaaggcGAAGGAGAAGGCGCAGATCGTGGAGCAGATCGTAAGCagcaagaagcaggaggaggagaagaagcgAGGGTTGGATAAGAGGACCCCGGCGCAGGTGGCTTACGAGAAGATGCAGGAGAAGCGG CAAATGGAGAGGATCCTGAAGAAAGCGTCCAAGACCCATAAGCAGAGAGTGGAG GACTTCAACAGGCACTTGGATACTCTGACAGAGCATTACGACATTCCTAAAGTCAGCTGGACAAAGTGA
- the TPM4 gene encoding tropomyosin alpha-4 chain isoform X1 codes for MEAIKKKMQMLKLDKENAIDRAEQAETDKKAAEDKCKQVEDELVALQKKLKGTEDELDKYSEALKDAQEKLEQAEKKATDAEGEVAALNRRIQLVEEELDRAQERLATALQKLEEAEKAADESERGMKVIENRAMKDEEKMEIQEMQLKEAKHIAEEADRKYEEVARKLVILEGELERAEERAEVSEVKCSDLEEELKNVTNNLKSLEAQSEKYSEKEDKYEEEIKILSDKLKEAETRAEFAERTVAKLEKSIDDLEDELYAQKLKYKAISEELDHALNDMTSL; via the exons ATGGAAGCAATCAAGAAAAAGATGCAGATGTTGAAGTTGGACAAGGAGAATGCCATtgacagagcagagcaggctgaAACGGATAAGAAGGCAGCCGAGGACAAATGCAAACAG GTGGAGGACGAGCTGGTGGCACTGCAGAAGAAGCTGAAAGGAACCGAAGATGAGCTGGATAAGTACTCGGAGGCTCTCAAGGATGCCCAGGAAAAACTGGAGCAGGCTGAGAAGAAGGCCACTGAC gctgaaggggaggtggcagctctCAACAGACGTATCCAGCTAGTGGAAGAGGAGTTGGATCGTGCCCAGGAACGGTTGgccacagccctgcagaaactggaggaggctgagaaagcagcagatgaGAGTGAGAg AGGAATGAAGGTTATTGAGAACAGAGCAAtgaaagatgaagagaaaatggaaattcaggaaatgcagctgaagGAGGCAAAGCACATTGCTGAGGAAGCTGACCGCAAATACGAAGAG GTTGCCCGTAAGCTGGTGATTTTGGAGGGTGAGCTGGAAAGGGCTGAAGAGCGAGCAGAGGTGTCTGAAGT TAAATGTAGTGACCTTGAAGAGGAGCTGAAGAATGTCACTAACAACCTGAAGTCCTTGGAAGCTCAGTCTGAAAAG TactcagaaaaagaagataaatacGAAGAAGAAATCAAGATTCTGTCTGACAAGCTTAAGGAA gCTGAAACCCGTGCTGAGTTTGCAGAGAGAACAGTTGCCAAACTGGAAAAGTCTATTGATGACCTGGAAG ACGAGCTGTATGCTCAGAAGCTGAAGTACAAAGCAATCAGTGAGGAGCTTGACCATGCTCTCAATGACATGACCTCCCTGTGA